The following are encoded together in the Mastacembelus armatus chromosome 6, fMasArm1.2, whole genome shotgun sequence genome:
- the slc24a1 gene encoding sodium/potassium/calcium exchanger 1: MYCTRRKRLQLSRILFLLSGVFLCTLYQLTISARLYEPVPMPQIGEEFVEGSTEDVEEATVETQGLEEPLTATYDLELTDQEMVVVQHADAISDFEASTLTESPPSPTTNRTFVHCIYVAPQPPQETPTPAPSPPVATITPASPGEAPHIKGEYPEDIFSIEDRRRGWVILHIIGMMYMFVSLAIVCDEFFVPALGVITDKLAISDDVAGATFMAAGGSAPELFTSLIGVFIAHSNVGIGTIVGSAVFNILFVIGMCALFSREVLHLTWWPLFRDVSFYILDLILLIIFFLDNVIMWWESMMLVAGYTFYVIFMKFNVQLEQAFKTQLHKHKNIVKVIAVEEPEKKNGDEEDNPTPAPEDNNRLKLKPSLQRGGSSASLHNSTMRNTIFQLMIHTLDPLGEGKFKDKAETLNNVARRKAERKTQHKSEDGGEKTEQTKEPDAVQPPETEKEQPEDKKEDIPAGEDGSGGSEESDSDEDDSDEDSSESSEGEDDEEEEEEETQDEPLSLEWPDTRRKQATYLFLLPIVVPLWLTVPDVRNQKFKKFFVVTFLGSILWIAVFSYLMVWWAHQVGETIGISEEIMGLTILAAGTSIPDLITSVIVARKGLGDMAVSSSVGSNIFDITVGLPVPWLLYSSIHDLAPVAVSSNGLFCAIVLLFLMLLFVIISIASCKWKMNKVLGFTMFLLYFIFLVLSVMLEDRIIICPVSI; encoded by the exons ATGTATTGTACAAGAAGGAAGCGACTGCAGCTGAGCCGCATACTTTTTCTTCTGTCTGGGGTTTTCCTATGTACTCTCTACCAGCTGACCATCAGTGCCAGACTGTATGAGCCTGTGCCAATGCCTCAGATTGGAGAGGAGTTTGTAGAAGGTTCAACAGAGGATGTCGAGGAGGCTACTGTAGAGACTCAAGGGCTAGAGGAACCTCTAACAGCAACATATGATTTAGAGCTGACAGATCAAGAGATGGTTGTGGTACAACATGCAGATGCAATTTCAGATTTTGAAGCATCCACCCTCACTGAATCTCCACCATCGCCAACCACAAATCGGACTTTTGTACATTGCATCTATGTTGCCCCTCAACCTCCACAGGAGACACCGACAccagctccatctcctcctgttGCCACCATCACTCCAGCTTCTCCTGGAGAAGCCCCTCATATTAAGGGTGAATACCCTGAAGATATCTTCTCTATTGAGGATCGCAGGCGAGGCTGGGTGATTCTCCACATTATTGGCATgatgtatatgtttgtgtcaCTTGCAATTGTGTGTGATGAGTTCTTTGTTCCTGCGCTGGGGGTAATCACGGACAAGTTGGCCATCTCTGATGATGTTGCGGGAGCTACTTTCATGGCTGCTGGAGGTTCTGCTCCTGAGCTGTTCACCTCCTTAATAGGAGTCTTTATCGCCCACAGCAACGTGGGTATTGGCACAATAGTTGGTTCAGcagttttcaacattttgtttgtgattGGAATGTGTGCTTTGTTTTCCCGGGAGGTACTTCATCTAACCTGGTGGCCTCTGTTTAGAGATGTATCCTTCTACATACTTGACCTCATCTTGCTTATCATCTTCTTCTTGGATAATGTCATAATGTGGTGGGAGAGCATGATGCTGGTGGCTGGGTACACGTTCTATGTAATTTTCATGAAGTTCAATGTACAATTAGAGCAAGCTTTCAAGACCCAGCTtcacaaacacaagaacattGTCAAAGTTATTGCTGTGGAGGAACCTGAAAAG AAAAATGGGGACGAAGAAGATAATCCCACACCTGCTCCAGAGGACAATAACCGGTTGAAG TTGAAGCCATCCCTTCAGCGAGGTGGAAGTTCAGCTTCTTTACACAACAGCACCATGAGAAACACCATCTTCCAACTCATGATCCACACCTTAGACCCTCTAGGAGAGG gGAAATTTAAAGATAAGGCTGAGACTCTGAATAATGTGGCTAGACggaaggcagagagaaaaactcAACACAAAAGTGAAG ATGGTGGAGAAAAAACTGAGCAGACCAAAGAGCCAGACGCTGTTCAACCcccagagacagagaaggagcaGCCAGAAGACAAGAAG GAGGATATACCTGCAGGAGAGGATGGATCAGGAGGCTCAGAAGAGTCtgacagtgatgaagatgacAGTGATGAAGACAGCAGTGAGTCCAGTGAaggtgaagatgatgaagaggaggaagaagaggaaacacaAGATGAGCCTCTGTCTTTAGAGTGGCCTGACACACGACGTAAACAAGCAACCTACCTCTTCCTGCTGCCCATAGTTGTTCCTCTGTGGCTCACAGTCCCTGATGTACGCAACCAG AAATTCAAAAAATTCTTTGTCGTCACCTTTCTGGGCTCTATTTTGTGGATTGCTGTTTTCTCCTACCTCATGGTGTGGTGGGCCCATCAG GTAGGTGAGACCATTGGCATCTCAGAGGAGATTATGGGACTGACCATCCTGGCTGCAGGGACTTCCATCCCTGACCTCATTACTAGTGTGATTGTGGCACGTAAAGGCCTAGGGGACATGGCTGTGTCCAGCTCTGTAGGAAGTAACATCTTTGACATCACCGTGGG ACTTCCAGTCCCATGGCTCCTGTACTCATCCATCCATGATTTGGCTCCAGTGGCTGTCTCGAGCAATGGGCTCTTCTGTGCTATTGTGCTGCTTTTCCTCATGCTTCTCTTTGTCATCATCTCCATTGCATCCTGTAAATGGAAGATGAATAAGGTTCTGGGTTTTACTATGTTCCTGCTCTACTTTATCTTCTTGGTGCTTAGCGTCATGCTGGAGGATCGCATCATTATCTGTCCTGTTTCTATCTGA
- the ints14 gene encoding integrator complex subunit 14, whose amino-acid sequence MPTVVLMDVSLSMTRPVSVDGSEEFQRKNLAVHGLNMLFEHMASNYRLEFTALMAFSSLWELLVPFTRDYNALQEALSNLEDYDKTCVESALHGVSNLVQQEWGSSCPCQLVLVTDGSLGIGKGSLRHSLQTLKLRGDDKKFPLPFPFPCKLFIMCVANTEELQMTDTMDNLEELLHLSGGDGQIFTMEGPLCMKSAQAMFGRLIDHAYTPFHAVLHCGNLSSDVQVFPRPEPVVMDEEVEPMPRTVSTDLEIIGFIEIADISSPPVISRHLVLPIAVNKEVDEVGAGATDDLEEEPSASQMAGKSPNFCVLLHGSLKVEGMVALVQLGPEWYGMLYSQADSKKKSNLMMSLFEPGPEPLPWLGKISHLGPISEAVENPYGEDDSKSPFPVQPQVKRSYAQNVTVWIKASGLQTDVQKILRNARKLPDKTQTFYKELNRLRKAALAFGFWELLKGVADLLERECTLLPDSAHPDAAFQLSHAAQQLKLASTGDSQYAAFDHNIVPMHTDFSS is encoded by the exons ATGCCAACTGTGGTCTTAATGGACGTGTCTCTGTCCATGACCCGCCCAGTGTCAGTGGATGGCAGCGAGGAGTTTCAAAGGAAGAACCTGGCTGTCCACGGGCTCAACATGTTGTTTGAACACATGGCCTCAAACTACCGCCTGGAGTTCACAGCGCTGATGGCCTTCTCTTCCCTCTGGGAGCTCTTGGTGCCTTTCACCAGAGATTACAATGCGTTACAG GAGGCTCTGAGCAACCTGGAAGATTATGACAAGACTTGTGTTGAATCAGCTCTTCATGGAGTTAGTAATCTTGTACAGCAGGAGTGGGGCAGTTCCTGTCCCTGTCAG CTGGTGCTGGTTACCGATGGATCTCTCGGTATCGGAAAGGGCTCTCTCCGTCACTCCCTCCAAACACTGAAACTGCGTGGTGATGACAAGAAGTTTCCACTCCCTTTTCCTTTCCCTTGCAAGCTCTTCATCATGTGTGTTGCCAATACAGAGGAG TTACAGATGACTGATACTATGGACAACTTGGAAGAGCTACTACATCTCAGTGGTGGGGATGGACAGATTTTCACAATGGAGGGGCCGCTATGCATGAAGAGTGCACAGGCCATGTTTGG GAGGCTGATTGATCATGCATACACTCCTTTCCATGCTGTCCTACACTGTGGGAACCTGTCTTCAGACGTTCAGGTGTTCCCACGACCTGAACCTGTTGTGATGGATGAAGAAGTGGAGCCCATGCCCCGTACAGTCAGCACTG ATTTGGAAATTATCGGCTTCATTGAAATTGCTGATATTTCCAGTCCTCCTGTTATTTCCAGACACTTGGTATTGCCTATTGCTGTAAACAAAG AGGTGGATGAAGTTGGTGCAGGAGCCACAGATGATCTTGAAGAGGAACCCTCAGCCAGTCAGAtggcaggaaaaagtccaaatttttgtgtacttttacaCGGCAGTCTGAAGGTTGAAGGGATGGTGGCATTGGTCCAGCTGGG GCCAGAGTGGTACGGCATGCTGTATTCTCAAGCAGACAGTAAGAAGAAATCAAACTTAATGATGTCTCTGTTTGAGCCTGGTCCAGAGCCTCTACCCTGGCTGGGCAAGATCTCACATTTGGGACCAATCTCAG AAGCTGTTGAAAATCCCTATGGAGAGGATGACAGTAAAAGTCCTTTTCCTGTGCAGCCACAGGTCAAAAGGAGCTATGCTCAGAATGTCACAGTCTGGATAAAGGCCAGTGGACTACAG ACGGATGTGCAGAAGATTCTGAGAAATGCAAGGAAGCTACCAGATAAAACTCAAACCTTCTATAAG GAGCTGAACCGTCTGCGGAAGGCTGCCTTGGCTTTCGGTTTCTGGGAGCTCCTGAAGGGAGTGGCTGATCTGCTGGAGAGAGAATGCACTTTGCTGCCAGACTCAGCTCATCCAGATGCTGCTTTCCAGCTTTCCCATGCTGCACAGCAATTAAAACTGGCCAGCACCGGTGATTCCCAGTATGCTGCGTTTGATCACAACATTGTCCCCATGCACACTGACTTCTCAAGCTGA
- the hacd3 gene encoding very-long-chain (3R)-3-hydroxyacyl-CoA dehydratase, translating into MTLTPLVYWAQRHEEIYLRVELTDAQNIAVCVQENILRFRAQGHGAKGQNEYEFSLEFFLPVKPEVSYKSTQRQVNITVHKEQRGWWDRLIVQERKPAFLAPDFDRWLDESDAETEIREKEERRRLKASRHKEEGFVSLKTGYLFVYNLVQFLGFSWIFVNMTVRLFIFGKDSLYDTFHTISDVMFFCQLLAAVEVLNAAFGFVKTGVFPTLIQVSGRNFIIFVVFGSLEEMHRQPVVFFVFYLWSAIEIVRYPYYMLGCFNTEWKTLTWLRYTMWIPLYPLGVLAEAVAVIQSIHIFDETKLFSIPLPKNIGTSISFSYILHIYLVLMFLGLFINVRHLYKQRKRRFRTKKRKAN; encoded by the exons ATGACGCTCACACCTCTTGTTTACTGGGCCCAGCGTCATGAAGAGATTTACCTGCGAGTGGAGCTGACAGACGCTCAG AATATTGCTGTCTGTGTACAAGAAAACATTCTTCGGTTTAGAG CCCAGGGCCATGGTGCAAAAGGACAAAATGAATACGAGTTCAGCTTGGAGTTTTTCTTACCTGTAAAGCCAGAG GTGAGCTACAAGTCCACACAGCGGCAAGTGAATATCACAGTACATAAAGAGCAGCGTGGATGGTGGGACAGATTGATCGTACAGGAGCGGAAACCTGCCTTCCTAGCACCCGACTTTGACCGCTGGCTGGATGAGTCAGACGCTGAGACAGAGATCCGGGAAAAG gaggagagaagaaggtTGAAGGCTTCAAGGCATAAAGAGGAAG gGTTTGTCAGCCTGAAAACCggatatttatttgtatataatCTGGTACAGTTTCTTGGTTTTTCATGGATTTTTGTCAACATGACTGTGCGTCTCTTTATCTTTGGCAAAG ATTCTCTCTACGACACATTTCACACCATATCGGACGTGATGTTCTTTTGCCAGCTCCTGGCAGCAGTAGAGGTTCTCAATGCTGCTTTTGGTTTTGTCAAAACAGGTGTTTTTCCAACTCTTATACAG GTGTCTGGAAGGAATTTTATTATTTTCGTCGTCTTTGGCAGTTTGGAGGAAATGCATCGACAGccagttgtgttttttgttttctatctgTGGAGTGCCATTGAGATTGTTAG GTATCCATATTACATGCTGGGCTGTTTCAATACAGAGTGGAAAACCCTCACATGGCTACGCTACACAATGTGGATACCACTGTATCCATTAGGTGTTTTAGCTGAAG CTGTTGCTGTCATACAGTCCATTCACATCTTTGATGAGACCAAACTCTTCAGTATTCCTCTGCCAAAAAACATTGGCACCTCTATCAGCTTCTCTTACATCCTGCACATCTATCTTGTTCTCATGTTTTTGG GACTTTTTATCAATGTTCGGCATCTTTACAAGCAGAGGAAGAGACGTTTCCGTACCAAAAAGAGGAAAGCAAATTGA
- the ppcdc gene encoding phosphopantothenoylcysteine decarboxylase — translation MENHASCVKNDLQKSRAAFCVLVGVTGSVAALKLPLLVSQLRQLPGVDVRVVTTEHAKHFYNPEDVSVKIYSDKDEWELWIQRSDPVLHIELRRWADLLVIAPLDANTLGKIASGICDNLLTCVVRAWDTSRPLLFCPAMNTAMWQHPITAQQVSKLKEFGYLEIPCISKKLVCGDEGKGAMAEVSTIVSAIKQYVQKPDESS, via the exons ATGGAGAACCACGCATCCTGTGTGAAAAACGATTTGCAGAAATCCCGTGCTGCATTTTGTGTTCTCGTTGGCGTCACTGGAAGCGTTGCAGCCTTAAAACTACCTCTTTTGGTGTCACAGCTTCGTCAGCTCCCCGGG GTGGATGTGAGAGTGGTCACCACAGAGCATGCCAAGCACTTCTACAATCCTGAAGACGTTTCAGTAAAAATCTACAGTGACAAGGATGAGTGGGAG CTGTGGATCCAGAGATCTGACCCCGTGCTACATATTGAGCTAAGGCGCTGGGCAGACCTACTTGTCATTGCCCCCCTAGATGCCAATACTCTTGGAAAGATTGCTAGTGGCATTTGTGACAATCTTCTC ACGTGCGTGGTAAGAGCTTGGGATACCAGTCGACCCCTCCTTTTCTGCCCTGCAATGAATACAGCTATGTGGCAGCATCCCATTACAGCACAACAGGTATCCAAGCTGAAAGAGTTTGGATATTTAGAAATCCCCTGCATCTCTAAGAAGCTAGTATGTGGAGATGAAG GTAAAGGCGCGATGGCAGAGGTATCGACTATTGTCAGTGCCATCAAACAGTATGTACAGAAACCAGATGAGTCATCTTAG
- the c6h15orf39 gene encoding uncharacterized protein C15orf39 homolog, with protein MMSSQPMQTLIDPVTRNKMPLFDGTVASTGLLKPQNMSGFLGKQTLQYGGAYFAYDPRGKDIARFTPPWNNSKTSLLDSKSPVSQLSGMDGRNHIMYRQDGSSSEEGHSHSSSLCHAPVKQGFTLYTKSPVVRSPTSAASVAVGKQKIGGENSSPPSESSVYLAIPKPVYGHNPCCNELGCMIGQRYSVEHGSPRIPTSVYDHDWMQSDAYYAERPPIQRKVQDTLLQKRGLQLEPGAEALKRMPMETYSPSRLRTFPAMIDPNYSSYPCTPTHTLFGSLSEQSQRLQTPPRGYASLYPSHPTYEHMTSEVYQECSPMSKYGQLAQHPVFYYPQTNVEVENRTQCKDIRKQRENVPVILKHTIPNPREHFIVPHSLHGEIPLPLLSTETLPNHSFMRGFDYPCYTVPRFHLNANQIRPPLKTQHASPSFHSNQINVSPSSRHVDHSATSAASLRNEKSSGVHVDKSHASSPLLHMDQTSPTRRINQPGISPPSIQINRLFSPLSGLHVDRPILPPAGLNVEKFIDCSSCEAQVTCPKQPKGLPVSPAAWPPPSPSHSSDRIHTAVTNSANVRKIIYSPATGNKLSDPPSSSSASVLKGCLKRSLSHSSAPIKIEEDSDLCEVKYIKKRQKLEKENVQVGKKNDSPPMPVIDNVFSLAPYQTYLQASGVLFPGRAPQIIQSSEQQRIKAMPDNKEKRPGQNKQQPVVCEVPKEIWPGTPTEKPVVEISEAKTIKVEKVDPSDTDNSVEILVSQKDCRKIEVKKEPEETGSSATGPILLIKICESDELESKPSLAAENKTSDESKPIEVDLSSQDDTCTLQCKSVTPPQPHESKLSFKNIPPQCLKLSTYKIILPETTRSSPAPPPEKPLAQTVSEFQMPVRKHFLELHHSLCKLVSKSVAASSDQELRTWLSQLELTEPASSSTKIQKVSCLLGVTAREAWLKEEMKSALDNVLERLREYTTQERCPFPHVMRTGAVFLPMLVTKELLFPMVEGSYIDQVLQEHKVELRPTTLSEEKILIQLHKRACSSRLRRLMSLKHLPDIYADVVNLFYYTCVRKHLESTSPDAQKRVQD; from the exons ATGATGAGCAGCCAGCCGATGCAGACCCTCATTGACCCAGTGACTCGCAACAAGATGCCATTGTTTGATGGGACCGTAGCCTCCACAGGACTATTAAAGCCGCAAAATATGTCTGGTTTCCTGGGTAAGCAGACATTGCAGTACGGCGGGGCCTACTTTGCATATGACCCCAGAGGAAAGGATATTGCAAGATTCACTCCTCCTTGGAATAACTCAAAGACATCCCTGCTGGATAGCAAAAGTCCTGTGAGTCAGCTTTCTGGTATGGATGGACGAAACCACATCATGTACAGGCAAGACGGAAGTTCATCAGAGGAAGGCCATTCCCATTCCTCTTCCCTGTGTCATGCTCCAGTAAAACAGGGCTTTACATTATACACTAAAAGTCCTGTGGTAAGGAGTCCTACATCTGCTGCATCAGTGGCTGTTGGGAAACAAAAAATCGGAGGTGAGAATTCATCTCCTCCGTCTGAAAGCTCTGTTTATTTAGCGATTCCTAAACCTGTTTATGGACACAACCCCTGCTGTAATGAATTAGGCTGCATGATAGGACAGCGGTACAGTGTGGAGCATGGCTCTCCGAGGATCCCAACCAGTGTATATGACCACGATTGGATGCAAAGTGATGCTTACTATGCTGAAAGGCCACCTATTCAGAGGAAGGTCCAAGACACGCTGCTGCAAAAGAGAGGTTTACAGTTGGAGCCCGGTGCAGAAGCACTAAAGAGGATGCCCATGGAGACATACAGCCCAAGCAGATTAAGGACCTTTCCTGCAATGATTGACCCAAACTACAGCAGCTACCCCTGCACCCCAACTCATACGCTGTTTGGTTCTTTAAGTGAGCAGAGCCAGCGTTTGCAGACTCCTCCCAGAGGCTATGCTAGTTTATACCCCTCCCATCCTACATATGAGCATATGACCTCAGAGGTTTATCAAGAATGTTCTCCCATGTCCAAATATGGCCAGCTAGCACAGCACCCAGTGTTTTATTACCCCCAGACAAATGTGGAGGTAGAAAACAGGACACAGTGTAAAGACATtagaaagcagagagaaaatgtcCCTGTCATCCTTAAACACACAATCCCAAACCCCCGGGAGCATTTCATAGTGCCCCACTCACTTCATGGTGAAATTCCTTTGCCTTTGCTTAGTACTGAAACATTGCCAAATCATTCCTTTATGCGGGGTTTTGACTATCCTTGTTACACAGTCCCTAGATTTCACTTAAATGCAAACCAAATCAGACCtcctctgaaaacacaacatgctTCACCTAGTTTTCACTCTAATCAGATAAACGTTTCCCCATCCAGCCGGCACGTGGATCACTCTGCCACTTCTGCAGCCAGTCTACGTAACGAAAAATCCAGCGGCGTGCATGTTGATAAATCACATGCTTCCTCACCACTACTACACATGGATCAAACCAGTCCTACCAGACGTATAAACCAACCTGGCATCTCACCACCCAGCATACAAATTAACAGATTGTTCTCTCCACTCAGCGGCCTACACGTAGACCGGCCCATCCTTCCACCAGCTGGCTTGAACGTGGAGAAATTCATTGACTGTTCCTCTTGTGAAGCACAAGTTACATGCCCGAAGCAGCCAAAaggccttcctgtttccccaGCAGCGTGGCCTCCCCCGTCGCCCAGTCACAGTTCAGATCGCATCCATACAGCTGTAACTAACAGCGCAAATGTCCGAAAAATTATTTATTCCCCTGCAACAGGAAATAAACTCAGTGACCCTCCATCCAGTTCAAGTGCTTCTGTTCTTAAAGGGTGTTTGAAGAGAAGTCTTTCACACTCATCTGCACCTATCAAAATAGAAGAAGATAGCGATTTATGTGAAGTGAAATACATTAAGAAACGACAAAAGCTGGAAAAGGAGAATGTCCAGgtaggaaagaaaaatgattcTCCTCCTATGCCAGTTATTGACAATGTCTTCAGTCTGGCACCTTACCAAACATACCTGCAGGCCTCTGGAGTGTTATTTCCAGGCAGAGCACCTCAGATCATCCAGTCGTCTGAACAGCAGAGAATTAAAGCCATGCcagacaacaaagaaaaaaggccaggtcaaaataaacagcagcctGTTGTCTGTGAGGTTCCCAAAGAAATCTGGCCAGGTACTCCAACAGAGAAACCTGTTGTAGAAATCTCAGAAGCCAAAACTATTAAAGTGGAAAAAGTGGATCCATCTGACACAGACAATTCTGTAGAGATTCTTGTTAGTCAGAAGGACTGCAGAAAAATAGAGGTTAAAAAAGAGCCTGAAGAGACTGGTTCATCTGCCACTGGGCCAATTTTGCTGATAAAGATATGTGAATCTGATGAACTAGAGAGTAAACCTTCATTGGCAGCTGAAAATAAGACTTCAGATGAGTCCAAACCTATAGAGGTGGACTTATCCTCTCAGGATGATACATGCACACTGCAGTGCAAATCAGTTACACCACCTCAGCCACATGAAAGCAAACTCAGTTTCAAAAACATTCCTCCCCAGTGTCTGAAACTTTCCACCTACAAAATTATTCTCCCTGAGACGACGCGTTCTAGCCCTGCTCCACCCCCAGAGAAGCCTCTTGCACAGACAGTAAGTGAATTCCAAATGCCAGTTCGCAAGCACTTCTTGGAGCTGCACCATTCTCTCTGCAAGCTAGTGTCCAAATCTGTGGCAGCCTCTTCAGATCAGGAGCTCAGAACCTGGTTGTCTCAGCTGGAGCTCACTGAACCTGCATCTTCGTCAACCAAAATCCAGAAAGTGTCCTGTTTGTTGGGGGTAACAGCCAGAGAGGCTTGGCTCAAAGAGGAGATGAAGTCAGCTCTGGATAATGTCCTTGAGAGGCTGAGAGAGTACACCACCCAGGAGCGCTGTCCCTTTCCTCACGTCATGCGGACGGGGGCGGTGTTCCTCCCCATGTTGGTAACGAAGGAGCTGCTATTTCCGATGGTCGAGGGCAGCTACATTGACCAGGTCCTGCAGGAGCACAAAGTGGAGCTGCGACCCACCACACTCTCTGAAGAGAAGATCCTCATCCAGCTTCACAAACGAGCCTGCTCCTCCCGGCTCAGGAGACTGATGTCCCTCAAACACTTGCCTGACATCTACGCTGACGTGGTCAACCTTTTCTATTACACCTGCGTCCGCAAACATCTGG aatCAACTTCACCTGATGCCCAAAAGAGAGTACag GATTAG